One Rhizoctonia solani chromosome 1, complete sequence DNA window includes the following coding sequences:
- a CDS encoding ubiquitin carboxyl-terminal hydrolase: MSYTICGVLTAGIAEHKYKPINDEPMSEDESEPSTKEIAPAPSPSKPTQPTETLFSGSLNMDWPTSIARHPGFNNHGNTCFLNSVLQCLLHTPPLEYRY, from the exons ATGTCTTACACCATCTGCGGTGTGCTTACTGCTGGCATTGCGGAACACAAGTATAAGCCCATCAACGACGAGCCTATGTCTGAA GATGAAAGTGAACCCTCCACAAAAGAAATAGCTCCGGCTCCATCCCCTTCCAAACCCACCCAACCGACTGAAACTTTATTCTCTGGCTCACTCAACATGGATTGGCCTACTTCAATTGCTCGACACCCAGGCTTCAACAACCACGGGAATACATGCTTCCTAAACAGCGTACTTCAGTGTCTGCTCCATACTCCGCCCCTTGAATATCGTTATTAG